The Rana temporaria chromosome 13, aRanTem1.1, whole genome shotgun sequence genome has a window encoding:
- the LOC120920599 gene encoding beta-1,4-galactosyltransferase 3-like encodes MTSRTIYGLLLLFCVLMGVISYLYLIGDQKTITDRVSPGKNKSSESCPAISPYLKGPIQVQLPKSHQLEDVIQENPNVTQGGRYEPPDCISKKKTAIVIPQRNRERHLKYLLYNLHPFLQRQQLNYGIYVIQQAGNFTFNRAKLMNVGFKEAMKDEAWDCLFFHDVDLIPEDDRNLYTCDGFPKHASVAIDKFNYTLPYQLYFGGVSALTPEQYEKVNGFSNNYWGWGGEDDDLADRIQIGGMQISRPSVLVGRYKMIQHARDQGNEKNQQRFHLLGQTRGTWRQDGLNTLQYKLLSKELLPLYTKITVDIGTDKLAPSRR; translated from the coding sequence ATGACCTCCAGAACCATATATGGCCTGCTGCTCCTTTTCTGTGTCCTGATGGGGGTTATATCCTACCTGTACCTCATAGGAGACCAAAAGACGATCACAGACCGCGTGAGTCCAGGAAAAAACAAATCATCGGAATCTTGCCCGGCGATCTCGCCATATTTAAAAGGGCCAATCCAGGTCCAGTTACCAAAGTCCCACCAACTGGAAGACGTGATACAGGAGAACCCCAATGTGACCCAAGGAGGCCGCTACGAGCCCCCCGACTGTATCTCCAAAAAGAAGACCGCCATCGTCATCCCTCAGCGGAACCGAGAGCGCCACCTTAAATACCTCTTGTACAATCTGCACCCGTTCTTGCAACGCCAACAGCTGAACTACGGCATCTACGTCATCCAGCAGGCGGGCAACTTCACTTTTAACCGCGCTAAACTCATGAACGTTGGTTTTAAAGAAGCCATGAAAGACGAGGCCTGGGACTGCTTGTTCTTCCATGACGTGGACCTCATCCCCGAAGACGACCGCAACCTGTACACCTGCGACGGGTTCCCCAAACACGCGTCTGTTGCCATAGACAAGTTTAATTACACTCTGCCCTACCAGTTGTACTTTGGGGGAGTCTCGGCATTGACTCCTGAGCAGTATGAAAAAGTCAACGGATTTTCGAACAATTACTGGGGCTGGGGTGGCGAGGACGACGACTTGGCGGATcgaattcaaatcggcggcatgCAGATATCTCGGCCGTCCGTCCTTGTAGGAAGGTATAAAATGATACAGCACGCTCGGGACCAAGGGAACGAGAAAAACCAACAACGGttccaccttctgggacagacaAGGGGGACTTGGAGACAAGATGGTCTAAACACCCTCCAGTATAAACTGCTGTCCAAGGAGCTTCTCCCGCTCTACACCAAAATCACGGTGGACATTGGAACAGATAAACTTGCTCCATCAAGAAGGTGA